The genomic window CGCCTGCAGGAAGCAGCACAGTGACTGATCACCCCGCACATAGACGATCTTGGTCTGACAACGTCTTGACGTGTCATCGGGGACAGTGAGGGAAGTTTCCGATCTTAAAAATGTCTCTAGTTTGAAACAGGCTCACGGTGCATGTATGAAAGTCAGCCTGGTCTAAAGCCATGTCCTCGCTGCAGGCTGTGTGCAGGTCAACATGCAGTGGAGGAGACACGTCACTGGGCTCGCCTTCAGTCTCGTGTTCGTTGTGTCATATTTCACTAATAAGGTGAGTGTGAGAGGATGTGGTGTTTTCCCTGCAGTAGAAACTAAATTATCTCTCAGCAGAGTGAAGAAATACAATCTGACTTTTATCCAGCGGTTTATTTGAATAATGAGAAGCGACAGCAGCACCTCTGTTCCTGATTATTCACCGTGTAATGTTGGAGAGCGTGATTTATTTCCGTGTAAACTGCAGGGCATTGAAATGTAACCCTCATCATCACACCATGAAGTGAACATGATAAAAGAGGCTTCACGAATCACTGTAACTGGGCAGGTATGAACATGACCCATCAGAGCTGCACTACTAACTCactcagcttttattttggtgggAACAGCAGCAGGAAATCAGGGGTGGGAATCATCAGAGGCTCCaagatacgatattatcacgatatatataacctcctgagaccctgtgtccttaAGAGGACGTCACATTTTGCGTTTACCTGACCTAacacttcattctacttaactcagacctgttgtccttgttcgtggacactttttgtgccatctagtggtagtaagagcacaatacactaatccatgtacaaacaagatggcagccatctctgccaagtcagtctgcagctgatcccgacacaaaaaaaTCTATAATCGAAACTTGTGTATTTATGATTgataatgtttgttgtttgatatGGCATCAAagttgaccaattttagcaacagtaacgaGCTACAAcactgtgtctcaattcaggggctgcagtcTTGAAGGACGTGGCCTTTGCGATCGACGTCGGCCACGTCCTTTTAAGACCGTATAAGCCAAACCGAACATTCTCTGAAATGGAACGGTCTGGTCTGcggaggatttcctggttgcatcaccaGTTGCTCTCACCCTGACCCCTTGGTGTTCCTGTTACCTAGCAACCAGTCGCACTTGACGAAAGAATGAGTAAGCTAGTAGGTTAGTTCGCCCTAAATCATGGACCCAGATGTTGATTCCAGACACCGCTGTTTGATGTATTTTGGGCTGATGGATCGTTTTGACATAAACTTATTAAAATTAAGATTGTTTAAActgtgtgcttttagctaaTAGTAATGTTAACAACAGCTAACCCCTAGCTAGTTAACAACTGTTAGTTAACCTAATATATAATGGTCACCGgcgcgcagtgcattttggaaTAGGCTGGGCCACAAAGGATTCATCCGCTGCATCCTCCAAATTAAAGGAAAGAAGGCTGCATTTCACGACCACATTTGAAGGAGCCTTTCGAAATGGGACAGCCTTGGTCGCACCGATGTGACGCAATCAGTCTTCAGATGCAGCCTtaaaaggctgcagcccctgaattgtTAATTGTAattgttaattaggaagtactcgtttgaggacattgggactttattgttgtctcgtttgaggacattgggactttattatcgtctcgtttgaggacattgggactttattatgtCTCGTTTTAGAACATTGGGACTttttatcgtcttgtttgaggacattgggactttattgttgtctcgtttgaggacattgggactttattatcgtctcgtttgaggacattgggactttattatgtCTCGTTTTAGAACATTGGGACTttttatcatcttgtttgaggacattgggactttattgttgtctcgtttgaggacattgggactttttatcgtcttgtttgaggacattgggactttattattgtctcgtttgaggacattgggactttttaTCGTTTCGTTTGAgaacattgggactttattattgtctcgttgagaacattgggactttattatcgtctcgttgaGAACATTAGGACTTTTTATCGTCTCGTTGAgaacattgggactttattattgtctcgtttgaggacattgggactttttatcgtctcgtttgaggacgttgggactttattattgttgacaatgtttaggtttttatactaatcaggtcctactgatcccaaacagctaggagaaattaaaaatgcataccaatcAAAAGTTCAGGTCTTAGGAGGATATTACCACTAGGCGATATGTCCTAAAAATTACATCATGATACTTGAACACATAATGGATGCAtgatttgaggtagccaacaaccaaaacaacctgattttatacatctgaagaacttctattAACAAAATGAAccgcttggcaaccagaccaggcgtctaattgagacaggcctttatttgtgtTAAATGTGTAGCTGCACCGGGGGCTAGTAAAGGGGATTGGGCGTTGAATTGAAGTTTTGCGGTAAGTGCCGTTGCAGATATTTATAGACTCGCTGAATTGGAAAATTTGAAAGAGGTTTGGTGCCAGTGGTGGAGCATCTCATTCTCCTTCTGTCAGACTTATAAGTTAAAGTTGTAATGTTGGTTTGCTTATAATAAACCCCTGAATCTtctctgttttcagtttgtccTGTCGGTGTTAAATTTCACCTACCCAACTTTATTTCAAGGGTGAGTAGCTGAAGGTAAAtacctttgtgtgtgtctatcCTGTCCTGGTTATTACAGGCTTTGTGTTAGAACTTAAAAGGTTAAACAAATAATGTAAATCCAACACCATCTGTCCGGTTGTTTTGGCTTGCATCTGAGTGCGAATACTGTGTCCACACCTGCCCAAataactgcacttagggggcaaacgaagttgagttcgattgaaccgaaccaaacagggcaggtgtgaaagcacccttagttaAAACAGCCTTTTGTGTGCACCCCATAATGAGTGATGAAATACAAACTACACACCCAACAACCTGCTGTTTTTGTTCACTAACACTACAATTAATATTTCCAGATGGCAGACATTTATCGgcgctgctctgctgcttctctctggGAAGTTTGGATGGGTGGAAATGAGCCACATCACCAGgtacttttgtttttatactattTCAGGATTCATACTTGAGTGTTTTCAGTAGCTGCCAATAAGCACATGTATTATTCAGAGCCTTGTTTGATATGTGGTGATGTTGTGTTACAGATCAGCAGCTCTTTCCTGGCTTCCAGGCTCCTTCCTGTTTGTAGGGAACATATATGCTGGTTCGAGGGCCTTATCACGTATAGTACGTCACATAACCTACCAACCCTGAGATGTGGTATCTTTTCAATTACATTGCTCAGTATATATATCCTTGAAatccttgtttttctttttctctgtccaGGACATTCCTTTTTTCTTCACCCTTCAGAATTCCTCTCATGTTGTTAGCTACATCATCTTAAAGGTCGTCCACAGAGAGGTAAGTGCCTGCTCTGCCTGCTGTATGTGAACATGTACGATTATGTGCAGTACACACCCTCCCTTTGTACTCCTCCATCTTATTGATTGGAAGCAAATGGAGGGAAATGAAGCACAAAGGAGGCAGAACCATCACCGCTTTATGACCTTGGCCTCACTCTCTGTATTGTACAAGTTTTAAAGGGGCAGCatgcgacattcagagcattaatatcgcagcaaaccactatttgctatgaaAGGATATAGTGGACTAATGGCGCCTGAGCAGAGAATAATGTCatgctccctgtgtgtgtgtgtgtgtgtgtgtgtgtgtgtgtgctgtaatctgagcttctctgtggctTGTTGTGGTGgtaagtgcatgtgtgtatcccacttgCTAGCTCATCACTGCTGAGCTCAAAGTGGTTATAGCTGATTTTGGGATGGTGTTATCGTGCAAGCGTTGCGTCCACCTTTTGGTTCTTACAAgttacagtggcatgcaaaagtttgggcaccccttgtcaaaaatgtgtttactgtgagtagttaagtaagtagaagatgaactgatctccaaaaggcatgacgttaaagatgaaacatttcttcaatattttaagcaagattacttttttaGTTCAaccttttacagtttcaaaataaagaaaaaggaaaagggtCTGAAGCAAATGtttttggcaagtatcacagcttctaaacacttgTTGTAACCAGCTGAGATGCTATCAATTCTTGTCTCTGGGATTTTCATTCTTCCTGgaaaaggcttctagctctgtgagattcttgggccctTTTGCACGCATTGCTCTTTtaaggtctatccacagattttatatttgtacaggtgCGGCTGCACAGTAGAATAGTGCACCacctccagagtctgataaatcttcctgcaggtcttttgcagtctaATGGGGGTtgacttgacctccacagttcctgttaactgccatttcttaatgacattacaaactaaataaacagctatctgaaaacactttgctatcttcttatagtcttctcctgctttgtgggcatcagttattttagttttcagaatGATGAGCTGCTTACAGGAGCCCAcagctgctgattgttgggacaaagTTTCAGGAGACAGAGTATCCATAAAGCTTTGAAAATTGCATCACCTGACCTTTCAGAACAATGATTGTGAGCAAGCCATAGCCTCATCAAGCTAATTATGTTCtaagaccctggtaaaagttgtctgagagctcaaatatcttggggtgcccaaacttacTTTTGCATtgtgctcctttcctttttccCCTCTAAAATTGTACAGAACAAAATAATTCACTGATTTTGAAATgagttgaaaagcatgtttcatctttaacttcatgacCTTTAGAGATCATTTTATCCTCTACTTACTTTTGACCGTGGGTGGCATAACTTTTGCATACCACTATAACACAGGTGGCTTGttcagcactgttgccgttgttGTTGCCGTTGACTTGACTTATACGCTCTGTTTTTCGCACCACTATGATGTATCTCTGTCTTTAAAATGTGCCTTTATCTCTCTTTTtaactgacagaaaacacaatgGCTGAAACTGATCGGGTTtgtgctttttcatttttcacttcaCCCAAGAGTAGCCCAATAAGTTGTATCTATATGGAATGCAACTGTAAAGATATATTTTGCGGCCAAGGTTGCAGGAGATGGGGTAACACAAGGAAATACATAACATTTTAGTGCTCCCATAGAACGAGCATAATTAcatagtagtaataataatgccGTTGATGTTGATAATGGTAATACATTAATTTGTTAAGCACTTTTCTGGGTCTGGATCAGCAACAGtaataaatgaaatacaaaGCTCAAGGATGAAATTTTCCATTTTACATGACTACATCTTTAAATGTGCTATTTTCTCTTGTAGTATAAGCTTAATGCTGCTCTCAGCAATCAATCTCCCCGTCTATGATCCTCAGGTAAGAATTCATGATGGTGAATTTCTTATTACAGTTCCAATTGCTACTAGGGAGGAAGACTGAAAAAGTTTTGGGTTTATTCACTACAACAAATCTTTACTTGTTtacatgtttgcatgttctgcAGTTTGACTACAGTGGCTACGTTTGGGCTGTCGGTCATCTGCTCTGTGTCGGTAAGTCTAAGAATACACAGAAATGCTACTCTGTTAACTGTAAAAGCTCAGGAGTTATATACAGAGAAAAACAGTGGCCCAAGGTTTGAGCCTTGAGGGACACCACAGATATCTGAAGGAATATAAAACATCAGTAGAGGATGAGAGTAAGAATGTCATGTCATTTTTCAGGTGCATACAGGGTGTTTCAAATTCACTACAAATCCAGTAATTTGAGGTAAGTGGAAGCACAGAGATTCATAATaatagaaaacacaaacactttgcTTGACAGTGTGTTTCTTATTTCTCATCTAACACAACGTGCCATTTTTCAGCCTAGATTTGTTAAATCACTCTGCTGATTGAATAGGGCTGGGCTATATGTCCTAAAAATGATATTATCGTATTTTACAGCTCTAACTCGATACCTGATatatagtttgatattttttagATCTCCCTAAAAGCATTTTATTAATGCTAGGACTGAGTGACAAATCGAACATAACGATTATTCTGACCAAATACCCTCTCTGATGCCACAGAGTTGCAGCAatgactgttgttgttgttgtttgggtttttttccagaaaatattaacacagtgagatttttgataaataatcatcaataaTAATGACTAAGGGGGTTAAGGCAAGcgttaaaacaaacagaaaagtctgATTAGTTGATAGATTTACATCACCTTACtgaaatgcagcctttaaaataaGGGAAAAACACTATTTATGCCATATCACGATATGATActcaaaatctaagacgatGTATAGTCTCATATCTCGGTAATGATATATCTTCGTAATGCCCAGCCCTAAGAAGAAATGTTGTACTATTTACACAATTAATTTAAAACAGTTCACCAAAGACTTTTGAATTAAACTTTTGTGATGTTTTCATTGCAGTGACCTTGAACAACAGTACATTAACTATTTGTTCAGGTAAGAATAAATCCTTCTAAATAACTGGATGGGATACATAATAAGCACAAGTTAGTTTCATTTAAGGATGAAATGTTCTGCAATGTCTCAAATTATTTAAACTCTCAAACTTTTACTGAATAGCTATAGACCTATATTTACGTTATATACTGCATGTCATAGTGCACTGAGATTTGTTACAAATTGTAAAGCCCTGACTCATCACTGTACGCTTTATTCCAGGGCTAGTCTGTCTTCTTTGACCTTTCATAGTCTCTGTCACTGGTATTTGTTCGTTTATAAAGCCATACTGTGTCAACTCCCTGCGTACATTTGAACTTGGATTGGACAAAGATCTGATTGTAGCACTAGTCTGAGATCTCAAGATCGTGTTTGTTGTCTGAACTGGGAATGAAAGCTTTTATGCGCCCTGCTCCTGTCACTTGGAATAACCTTCAAAAAGAGCTGAAACTATGTGAACTGGTCCCTCTGTCTGATTTTAAAGCTCTGAATGAGTCGGTTTGGTCTAGGTGTtctaatatttctacatgttagTGTAtatcttgtgttttttattgtgtggttgCTTGGCTGTAACtctttgtgtgctgctgtcttggtaAGGTCTCCCTTGTACAAGAGACTGGGGACTTGCCTGTTTAAAtatgggttaaataaataaaaatacatttgagaaaCTAACTGCCTTTCAGAGAGGTTAAGACAACTCAGTCATCTCTAAACAACTTGATGCATCATGCAGATAGTCCATTCATGATAACTGCCCTTCCTGGAGCTCTAGAAGGAGCATGAGGAGTCAAAGATAGCAAGAAAAATCAGCAAATGATAGGTGGGAAGAAAAGCCAATTATTCGAGTTAGGAGTGGAGTTAAAGGTCTTTGCAAGCGACTTTGCAGAAATCAATAATTTTCAATTATATATAAGTTATGGCTTACTCACAGTATTCTGAGTAACTTAAATACTTATAAAGTCttctaaaaaaacatttgcaaaagGTAAAGTTATTTGCTTGTGCATCCAGAAAGGTTGTAGTAATGCACTGACCTGTGTTTCTTACATTAGATATTGGGTATTATCAGTTACTAATTTCAGTTTTTCCTACCTTAACATAACAGTGTACTGCTGCTGGCCATTGCCGCTCACCCAACAGGTATGAATGACCCTGAACAATGTCATGTATTTCTCGGTGAATGCCGACTTGATAAAAGCAACAACAGCCTAATTTAGATTCTACAATTAACATTTGTGCCTCACAAACATTTCTTTGTCCCTCTACAGGTGACCTCATGGGTGCCTTGGAGTTCCCCTCCCTTCAGTCCTACACATTTCACTGTGGCTGTTGTGCCAGGTGAGACTTTCCAGTCCATGGACACTGTTTCTTTCATAACTACTGTATATTCAATACAGCTACCCAAAGTGTTTGTTATTATGAACATTGGCTGAGGCAAACTTCCATCCATGAAACATttatggattaaaaaaacagttacaACAATTATACAGGGTGTATACAGGTGCTTGAAAAGTCTTAACTTGTCTTCAATTCAAATTCGATAggtcttaaatatttttggtCACATTACGGCTAAATTTTCTCCAGCCTGTCAGACCCAACAACTGTTTAAAATCATAGGACAGACCGAAGAATTGTAATAATAAAAAGCATTTATGATGGCAattagattttgttttctttttactttaagCACATTAAACTTAAACTGTCATTTTTCCTCACTGTTCATGTTGAagtgacatcagtgtgtttacttgGAAAAATACTTGCATGTGtgtctcacacatacacagtcagatagatagatagatagatagatagatagataaagaGTATTTCCATTGCAGGTTTAAATGTCATAAggtggtattaaaaaggtcttaaaacatcttaaatttGACTTGGTTACATCTGCAGACACCCTGATGATTTCTGCTTGAGCCGTGTCAGATAGATGTAATGGTGGTTGTTGAACAATGAAGAcaacaactcccatgatcccatgCTACTTCACGACCTCAACAAAGTCCATCTTTTGTTCTTGTTCTGATGGagagcggcagaaattatgtaCTGGGCATTTACCAGTATCAAATTAGAACATGCTGTATGGGATGGAATATTAGAGAAGTGCAGAACATCAGCAGTTAATTATTGGACCCATGGAGGCCGACAGATACGTGGTTAAAGAGGATCTGTGTTAGAAAGTCCTAGCAACATGTTTCAGTATTAACAAGTATATCTATCAGCCATTATCAGTGTTTGCAGCATGATACCTAGCAGTTTATTGTGTGTGTCATTTCACAGTGCACTGCTGggttttttgttgctgttggccACAGTCAAACTAAAAAGTGGATTGTCCCTCGAGCACTTCGGGGTCTGGATTTTTCTTGCAAAGGTGAtggtttttcatatttttagaTTCTTTTACAAAAATTAGATTTCATAGTAATTTATGGTGGAACTGGTACCATGAAACGCA from Epinephelus lanceolatus isolate andai-2023 chromosome 20, ASM4190304v1, whole genome shotgun sequence includes these protein-coding regions:
- the slc35d4 gene encoding UDP-N-acetylglucosamine transporter TMEM241 homolog isoform X1 is translated as MQWRRHVTGLAFSLVFVVSYFTNKFVLSVLNFTYPTLFQGWQTFIGAALLLLSGKFGWVEMSHITRSAALSWLPGSFLFVGNIYAGSRALSRIDIPFFFTLQNSSHVVSYIILKVVHREKTQWLKLIGISLMLLSAINLPVYDPQFDYSGYVWAVGHLLCVGAYRVFQIHYKSSNLSDLEQQYINYLFSVLLLAIAAHPTGDLMGALEFPSLQSYTFHCGCCASALLGFLLLLATVKLKSGLSLEHFGVWIFLAKVTAMCLSPFIFNMDINAPSLSCNYALKCGHQPCWRGLAGVFSEGLTVVTRKSQLSRETHDLNAVKKFFWKRIFSHYFCNFSLLC
- the slc35d4 gene encoding UDP-N-acetylglucosamine transporter TMEM241 homolog isoform X2 encodes the protein MQWRRHVTGLAFSLVFVVSYFTNKFVLSVLNFTYPTLFQGWQTFIGAALLLLSGKFGWVEMSHITRSAALSWLPGSFLFVGNIYAGSRALSRIDIPFFFTLQNSSHVVSYIILKVVHREKTQWLKLIGISLMLLSAINLPVYDPQFDYSGYVWAVGHLLCVGAYRVFQIHYKSSNLSDLEQQYINYLFSVLLLAIAAHPTGDLMGALEFPSLQSYTFHCGCCASALLGFLLLLATVKLKSGLSLEHFGVWIFLAKVTAMCLSPFIFNMDINAPSLSCVVISHVGEALLVYSQRDSQL